In Capillimicrobium parvum, a genomic segment contains:
- the gpmI gene encoding 2,3-bisphosphoglycerate-independent phosphoglycerate mutase gives MTETVPAVCLVVLDGWGLAPDGPGNAISQADTPVMDRLWATYPHAQLRTSGPDVGLPPGQMGNSEVGHLNLGAGAVVKQDLLRIDEALAAREFPGVLREAMRESERVHLIGLVSDGGVHSSIEHLEALVELGRSEGVTDLVIHAFTDGRDTLPHNGAAYLDRVAGWDGVRVGSVVGRYFAMDRDRRWERVRQAYDLLVHGTAQHHVEAAGDAAREAYAREETDEFITATTVGAEARIRPGDSVIAFNFRPDRMREITRALADPGFAEVDRRGAEPVERYATMTEYEEGWPYPVAFPPHRPAATLSAIVAARGLRQLHVAETEKYPHVTYFFGGGEETPYAGERRELVDSPRDVPTYDHKPAMSAPEAARAFVGAWREDGFGFGIINFANADMVGHTGVIPAAVEAVETVDRCLGEVVEAVRSSGGVCIVTADHGNADHMLEPDGSPNTAHSLNPVPLIVTLDGVRLREEGILADVAPTVLALLGIEQPPEMTGRSMIR, from the coding sequence GTGACGGAGACCGTCCCGGCGGTCTGCCTCGTCGTCCTCGACGGGTGGGGTCTGGCCCCCGACGGCCCGGGCAACGCGATCTCACAGGCGGACACGCCGGTGATGGACCGGCTGTGGGCGACGTATCCGCACGCGCAGCTGCGCACGAGCGGCCCGGACGTCGGGCTGCCGCCCGGGCAGATGGGCAACTCGGAGGTCGGCCACCTGAACCTCGGCGCGGGCGCGGTCGTCAAGCAGGACCTTCTGCGCATCGACGAGGCGCTGGCGGCGCGCGAGTTCCCGGGCGTGCTGCGCGAGGCGATGCGCGAGTCCGAGCGCGTGCACCTCATCGGGCTCGTGTCCGACGGCGGCGTGCACTCCTCGATCGAGCATCTCGAGGCGCTCGTGGAGCTCGGTCGGTCCGAGGGCGTCACCGACCTCGTCATCCATGCCTTCACCGACGGGCGCGACACGCTGCCCCACAACGGCGCGGCGTACCTGGACCGGGTCGCCGGATGGGACGGCGTGCGGGTCGGCTCGGTCGTCGGCCGCTACTTCGCGATGGACCGCGACCGGCGCTGGGAGCGCGTGCGGCAGGCCTACGACCTGCTCGTCCACGGCACGGCCCAGCACCACGTCGAGGCGGCGGGCGACGCGGCCCGCGAGGCCTACGCGCGCGAGGAGACCGACGAGTTCATCACCGCGACGACGGTCGGCGCCGAGGCGCGCATCCGGCCGGGCGACAGCGTCATCGCGTTCAACTTCCGGCCCGACCGGATGCGGGAGATCACGCGGGCGCTGGCGGACCCCGGCTTCGCGGAGGTCGACCGGCGCGGCGCGGAGCCGGTGGAGCGCTACGCGACGATGACCGAGTACGAGGAGGGCTGGCCGTACCCCGTCGCCTTCCCGCCCCACCGGCCGGCGGCGACGCTCTCGGCGATCGTGGCGGCGCGCGGCCTCCGGCAGCTGCACGTCGCGGAGACCGAGAAGTATCCGCACGTGACGTACTTCTTCGGCGGCGGCGAGGAGACCCCGTACGCGGGCGAGCGGCGCGAGCTCGTCGACTCCCCGCGCGACGTGCCGACCTACGACCACAAGCCGGCGATGAGCGCGCCCGAGGCGGCGCGGGCGTTCGTCGGCGCGTGGCGCGAGGACGGGTTCGGCTTCGGGATCATCAACTTCGCCAACGCCGACATGGTGGGCCACACCGGCGTGATTCCCGCGGCGGTCGAGGCGGTCGAGACGGTGGACCGCTGCCTGGGCGAGGTGGTCGAGGCAGTGCGTTCGTCGGGCGGCGTGTGCATCGTCACGGCCGACCACGGGAACGCCGACCACATGCTCGAGCCCGACGGCTCGCCGAACACCGCCCACTCGCTGAACCCGGTGCCGCTGATCGTCACGCTCGACGGCGTGCGGCTGCGCGAGGAAGGCATCCTCGCCGACGTGGCGCCGACCGTGCTGGCGCTGCTCGGCATCGAGCAGCCGCCCGAGATGACCGGGAGGTCGATGATCCGATGA
- a CDS encoding MarR family winged helix-turn-helix transcriptional regulator — protein MTAPTSPHLLTPTELRAWRGFLRVHSTLVKALDGELERAHGLSLTSYEVLMFLGDAPEGQLRMHDLASNVLLSRSGLTRLADRLERDGLIERHPCEDDARGSFAVITDLGRGRLQAARATHLDGVRRHFLSHLSPEDQDRLGETWERIAG, from the coding sequence ATGACGGCCCCGACCTCGCCCCATCTCCTCACGCCGACCGAGCTTCGCGCCTGGCGTGGCTTCCTGCGCGTGCACTCGACGCTCGTCAAGGCGCTCGACGGCGAACTCGAGCGCGCCCACGGGTTGAGCCTCACGTCCTACGAGGTGCTCATGTTCCTCGGCGACGCGCCCGAGGGCCAGTTGCGCATGCACGACCTCGCCAGCAACGTCCTGCTCAGCCGCAGCGGTCTGACCCGCCTGGCCGACCGGCTCGAGCGCGACGGCCTCATCGAGCGTCATCCGTGCGAGGACGACGCCCGCGGCTCGTTCGCGGTGATCACCGATCTGGGCCGCGGCCGGCTGCAGGCCGCCCGCGCGACGCACCTCGACGGCGTGCGCCGCCACTTCCTCTCCCACCTCTCGCCCGAGGACCAGGACCGCCTGGGCGAGACGTGGGAGCGCATCGCCGGCTGA
- the tpiA gene encoding triose-phosphate isomerase, with product MSDDRTRTPFIAGNWKMHKTIAEAEAFVAGLLPRVADADGVEVSLCVPFTALQAVVDSTRGSRVEVYAQNMHEAPEGAFTGEVSAAMLTELDVHGALLGHSERRQFFGENDRALQQKVPAALAAGLKPMLCVGETEEEREAGDTERKLRHQVQEGLEKVPLERLAEVTIAYEPIWAIGTGRVATPDQAQEAIAFVRALVAGFDKEASEQVRVLYGGSVKADNAAELLALPDVDGALVGGASLDPASFAAIVDAARGAA from the coding sequence ATGAGCGACGATCGCACTCGGACCCCGTTCATCGCGGGCAACTGGAAGATGCACAAGACCATCGCGGAGGCCGAGGCGTTCGTCGCCGGGCTCCTGCCGCGCGTCGCGGACGCCGATGGCGTCGAGGTCTCGCTGTGCGTCCCGTTCACGGCGCTGCAGGCGGTCGTCGACTCGACCCGCGGCTCGCGGGTGGAGGTCTACGCGCAGAACATGCACGAGGCCCCGGAGGGCGCGTTCACCGGCGAGGTGTCGGCGGCGATGCTCACCGAGCTCGACGTGCACGGCGCGCTGCTCGGGCACTCCGAGCGCCGCCAGTTCTTCGGCGAGAACGACCGCGCGCTCCAGCAGAAGGTGCCGGCCGCGCTGGCGGCCGGGCTCAAGCCGATGCTGTGCGTCGGCGAGACCGAGGAGGAGCGCGAGGCGGGCGACACCGAGCGCAAGCTCCGCCACCAGGTCCAGGAGGGCCTCGAGAAGGTCCCGCTCGAGCGGCTGGCGGAGGTGACGATCGCCTACGAGCCGATCTGGGCGATCGGCACCGGCCGGGTCGCGACGCCCGACCAGGCGCAGGAGGCCATCGCGTTCGTCCGGGCGCTCGTCGCCGGGTTCGACAAGGAGGCCTCCGAGCAGGTGCGCGTGCTCTACGGCGGATCGGTGAAGGCCGACAACGCCGCCGAGCTCCTGGCGCTGCCGGACGTCGACGGCGCGCTCGTCGGCGGGGCGTCGCTGGACCCGGCGTCCTTCGCGGCCATCGTCGACGCGGCGCGGGGCGCGGCGTGA
- a CDS encoding MBL fold metallo-hydrolase, translated as MKEILPGVQHWSATHPGIGKLVHSYAVGTTLIDPLLGPDGLDALPGPVSQILLTNRHHYRSSGEIAERFRCPVRCHHAGLHEFAGTDRVVEGFEWGDRLADDVVAVKLDAICDEETVLHIAGGDGALAFADGLVEWEGRLGFVPDFLLGDDPQDVKARLHEGLSALLDLEFDTLLLAHGEPVVGGGKDALRRFLAG; from the coding sequence ATGAAGGAGATCCTCCCGGGCGTCCAGCACTGGTCGGCGACCCATCCGGGCATCGGCAAGCTGGTGCACTCCTACGCGGTCGGCACGACGCTGATCGACCCGCTGCTCGGTCCGGACGGTCTCGACGCGCTGCCCGGCCCGGTGTCCCAGATCCTCCTGACCAACCGGCACCACTACCGGTCGAGCGGGGAGATCGCCGAGCGCTTCCGCTGTCCCGTGCGCTGCCACCACGCCGGGCTGCACGAGTTCGCGGGGACCGACCGCGTCGTCGAGGGCTTCGAGTGGGGCGACCGCCTGGCGGACGACGTCGTCGCAGTGAAGCTCGACGCGATCTGCGACGAGGAGACGGTCCTGCACATCGCGGGCGGCGACGGGGCGCTGGCGTTCGCGGACGGCCTGGTCGAGTGGGAGGGCCGGCTGGGCTTCGTGCCGGACTTCCTGCTCGGCGACGATCCGCAGGACGTCAAGGCGCGCCTGCACGAGGGCCTGTCCGCGCTGCTGGACCTCGAGTTCGACACGCTCCTGCTCGCCCACGGCGAGCCGGTGGTGGGCGGCGGCAAGGACGCGCTGCGCCGGTTCCTGGCCGGCTGA
- the gap gene encoding type I glyceraldehyde-3-phosphate dehydrogenase, with the protein MPVRVGINGFGRIGRNVFRAAQAKNADIEWVAVNDLTDAKTLAHLLKYDSTYGPYRGTVEAEGDALVVDGKPLRVLAERDPADLPWGDLGVDVVIESTGFFTKRAAAAKHMDGGAKKVIISAPATDEDITVCLGVNFDQYDKASHDVISNASCTTNCLAPLAKVVNDTVGIKHGLMTTIHAYTADQNLQDAPHKDLRRARAAAINLVPTSTGAAKAVGLVLPELNGKLHGFAVRAPVPTGSVVDLTFEADRATTVEEINEALKTAAEGPLKGILRYTDEPLVSTDIVADPHSSIFDSGLTAVLDGTLVKVVSWYDNEWGYSNRVVDVAQKVL; encoded by the coding sequence ATGCCCGTACGCGTCGGGATCAACGGCTTTGGCCGCATCGGCCGCAACGTCTTTCGTGCCGCGCAGGCGAAGAACGCGGACATCGAGTGGGTCGCCGTCAACGACCTGACGGACGCCAAGACGCTCGCTCACCTGCTCAAGTACGACTCGACCTACGGGCCCTACCGGGGGACGGTCGAGGCCGAGGGCGACGCGCTCGTCGTCGACGGCAAGCCGCTGCGGGTGCTGGCCGAGCGCGACCCGGCCGACCTGCCGTGGGGCGATCTGGGCGTCGACGTGGTCATCGAGTCGACGGGCTTCTTCACCAAGCGCGCGGCGGCCGCCAAGCACATGGACGGCGGCGCGAAGAAGGTCATCATCTCCGCGCCGGCGACCGACGAGGACATCACGGTGTGCCTCGGCGTGAACTTCGACCAGTACGACAAGGCGTCCCACGACGTCATCTCCAACGCGTCGTGCACGACGAACTGCCTCGCGCCGCTGGCGAAGGTCGTCAACGACACCGTCGGCATCAAGCACGGCCTGATGACGACGATCCACGCGTACACGGCCGACCAGAACCTGCAGGACGCGCCGCACAAGGACCTGCGCCGGGCCCGCGCCGCCGCGATCAACCTCGTGCCTACGTCGACGGGCGCGGCGAAGGCGGTCGGGCTCGTGCTGCCCGAGCTCAACGGCAAGCTGCACGGCTTCGCGGTCCGCGCCCCCGTCCCGACCGGCTCCGTCGTCGACCTCACCTTCGAGGCCGACCGTGCGACGACGGTCGAGGAGATCAACGAGGCGCTGAAGACCGCGGCGGAGGGCCCGCTGAAGGGCATCCTGCGCTACACCGACGAGCCGCTCGTCTCCACGGACATCGTGGCCGATCCGCACTCGTCGATCTTCGACTCGGGGCTGACCGCCGTGCTCGACGGGACGCTCGTCAAGGTCGTGTCCTGGTACGACAACGAGTGGGGCTACTCCAACCGAGTCGTCGACGTGGCGCAGAAGGTTCTGTAG
- a CDS encoding phosphoglycerate kinase, producing the protein MKTLDDLDVGGRRVLVRVDFNVPLQDGAITDDTRIRGALPTLRELREKGAAQVVLVSHLGRPKGAPDPRYSLAPVAARLSELLGTDVAFGDDAPSDAELVLLENIRFEPGETKNDPELARRLAARADVYVDDAFGAAHRAHASTDGVAHLLPHAAGRLLQREVETLTGILADPRRPFVAVVGGAKVTDKIGVLRRFLEVADRVLIGGAMAFPFLRAQGHAVGASLCAADDVEAARGLVGDDKLGLPVDLVLGREFSADTETRELDGVDVPDGWMGLDIGPRSAQLYAQEIAGAGTVCWNGPMGAFELAPFAAGTKAVAEAVAASPATTVVGGGDSVAAVVQFGLSDQVDHVSTGGGASLELIEGKQLPGVEALS; encoded by the coding sequence GTGAAGACGCTCGACGACCTCGACGTCGGGGGCAGACGCGTCCTGGTGCGGGTCGACTTCAACGTCCCGCTCCAGGACGGCGCGATCACGGATGACACGCGGATCCGGGGCGCGCTGCCGACGCTGCGCGAGCTGCGCGAGAAGGGCGCGGCGCAGGTGGTCCTCGTCTCCCATCTCGGCCGCCCGAAGGGCGCGCCCGATCCTAGGTACTCGCTCGCCCCCGTCGCGGCGCGGCTGAGCGAGCTGCTCGGGACCGACGTCGCGTTCGGCGACGACGCGCCCTCGGACGCCGAACTCGTTCTGCTCGAGAACATCCGCTTCGAGCCGGGGGAGACGAAGAACGACCCCGAGCTCGCGCGGCGGCTCGCGGCGCGCGCCGACGTCTACGTCGACGACGCGTTCGGCGCGGCGCACCGCGCGCACGCCTCGACCGACGGGGTCGCGCACCTGCTGCCCCACGCGGCGGGCCGGCTGCTGCAGCGCGAGGTCGAGACGCTGACCGGCATCCTCGCCGACCCCCGCCGGCCGTTCGTGGCCGTCGTGGGCGGGGCGAAGGTGACCGACAAGATCGGCGTCCTGCGGCGCTTCCTCGAGGTGGCCGACCGCGTGCTGATCGGCGGGGCGATGGCGTTCCCGTTCCTGCGCGCGCAGGGCCACGCCGTCGGCGCCTCGCTGTGCGCGGCTGACGACGTGGAGGCCGCTCGGGGGCTGGTCGGCGACGACAAGCTCGGCCTCCCGGTCGACCTCGTCCTGGGCCGCGAGTTCTCCGCGGACACCGAGACGCGCGAGCTCGACGGCGTCGACGTGCCCGACGGCTGGATGGGCCTCGACATCGGGCCGCGCAGCGCGCAGCTGTACGCCCAGGAGATCGCCGGCGCCGGCACGGTGTGCTGGAACGGGCCGATGGGCGCGTTCGAGCTCGCGCCGTTCGCGGCGGGCACGAAGGCGGTGGCCGAGGCGGTCGCCGCGAGCCCGGCGACCACGGTGGTCGGAGGCGGCGACTCGGTCGCCGCGGTGGTGCAGTTCGGTCTGTCGGATCAGGTCGACCATGTCTCGACGGGCGGCGGAGCCTCGCTCGAGCTCATCGAAGGCAAGCAGCTCCCGGGCGTGGAGGCCCTTTCATGA
- a CDS encoding Hsp20/alpha crystallin family protein, whose product MALVRWEPVTMNRLFTNLFDTPTGAAPSVSRWVPAMDLAETQDAYVLRADLPGLSPDDVTIELEHRVLTVSGERRAEEAAEGTGWRRVERSFGAFKRSLTLPEGIDAGAVAASFDNGVLTVTIPKPEERKPRRVSIAVEGAQPKAIEGSEAE is encoded by the coding sequence ATGGCACTTGTCCGCTGGGAGCCGGTGACCATGAACCGGCTGTTCACGAACCTCTTCGACACCCCGACCGGCGCTGCTCCGTCCGTGTCGCGCTGGGTCCCGGCGATGGATCTCGCCGAGACGCAGGACGCGTACGTGCTCCGCGCCGACCTGCCGGGCCTGTCGCCGGACGACGTCACGATCGAGCTCGAGCATCGCGTCCTCACGGTCTCCGGCGAGCGCCGGGCCGAGGAGGCCGCCGAGGGCACCGGCTGGCGCCGGGTCGAGCGCAGCTTCGGTGCGTTCAAGCGGTCGCTCACGCTGCCCGAGGGCATCGACGCCGGCGCGGTCGCCGCGTCGTTCGACAACGGCGTGCTCACCGTCACCATCCCGAAGCCCGAGGAGCGCAAGCCGCGCCGCGTGTCCATCGCCGTCGAGGGCGCGCAGCCCAAGGCGATCGAGGGCTCCGAGGCCGAGTAG
- a CDS encoding ATP-binding protein translates to MRIDIRMLGGFEVEVDGAPVGAAAFEQRRGADLVKLLAIAPAHRLARDQVVERLWPQLAPEAGAANLHKAAHHARRALGARDAVVLAQGMVSLAPDGQVTTDVERFEAGDDAAYRGELLPDDRYEAWCASAREHVRALRLERLRAAGRWHDVLADDPADEEAHRALMRADLAAGNRVAASRRFGELRDELARLGLQPSEETLELHREAGQGEAVVAARALRGPVVGRDAQLAEAVRALRLAGEGQGMTLLVTGAAGMGKTRFAEALLQGAERRGMHTLRGTARSAEVPVPYLPLVEALDPLLLRRGDLLARLGAGSRGALAMLTPAAGTTGAEAPVQRHHLLTAIAHLLREAAGERGLVLVLEDLHAADDATLRLVDFLSAAARREPLVVVATARPSAGPSDALWRSLVERRAAREVVLGPLDADAVRTIAVRAAGADLGEDATAALVEAAAGNPFYAHELAAAAGPGGTLRVPERLQDLVDAPLATLEPLARGLLPALSVLDDGARADDLAAVAGTGTADTAHGLAAAAAAGVLEQDGAGGWGFRHPLLREAALRRVDGAELAATHARAADHLAQAGGAPERIAHHLLEAGRGEDAVAWLQAAAARAASVAAYADGRRWVEQALAHARPEDQPALYALLGDLRFATGDRAALTAYATAMRRAPEGTAADLRIKQARAAVALGDLETAERALDGLAPGGLAEARAEVVRAMVAWHRGDIDAAERHVHRAGEFEEAGGDEVEMLTDVRAMVAHASGRFETHIAWELTESWHVPQLAGRVFDAYLCVTEYALQAASPYDQLIAFARDLHAQAERSGARRGQAFSATVLGEALLLTGDVEGAQRSLREAIRISREVSAVGGEALARARLGEALAAAGDPVAAIAQLEEALELSRATPLAVHLLYIVYAALIATHADPAVALATVDVAEVVLADQQGCRFCPLLFDIAAASACARAGDVRRAAGFVDAAVEASRVWPPGLWSPAISEARADVALAAADRAQAEVLLRRAVDGYATTGQRLHEARAAARLDGLDAIVPTAG, encoded by the coding sequence ATGCGCATCGACATCCGGATGCTCGGAGGGTTCGAGGTTGAGGTCGACGGCGCGCCGGTCGGGGCCGCCGCGTTCGAGCAGCGCCGCGGCGCCGATCTCGTCAAGCTCCTCGCCATCGCCCCCGCGCATCGCCTGGCCCGCGACCAGGTCGTCGAGCGGCTGTGGCCGCAGCTCGCGCCGGAGGCCGGTGCCGCGAACCTGCACAAGGCCGCCCACCATGCACGCCGGGCGCTCGGCGCCCGCGACGCGGTGGTGCTCGCCCAGGGCATGGTCTCGCTGGCTCCCGACGGGCAGGTGACGACCGACGTCGAGCGCTTCGAGGCCGGCGACGACGCCGCGTACCGCGGCGAGCTGCTGCCCGACGATCGCTACGAGGCGTGGTGCGCCTCGGCGCGCGAGCACGTCCGCGCCCTGCGGCTCGAGCGCCTCCGGGCCGCAGGGCGCTGGCACGACGTGCTGGCCGACGACCCGGCGGACGAGGAGGCCCACCGGGCCCTCATGCGCGCCGACCTGGCCGCCGGCAACCGGGTCGCGGCGTCGCGCCGCTTCGGCGAGCTGCGCGATGAGCTGGCACGGCTCGGGCTGCAGCCGTCGGAGGAGACGCTCGAGCTGCACCGCGAAGCGGGGCAGGGCGAGGCCGTCGTGGCGGCGCGGGCGCTGCGCGGGCCGGTGGTCGGGCGCGACGCGCAGCTCGCCGAGGCGGTCCGCGCGCTGCGCCTGGCCGGCGAGGGCCAGGGCATGACGCTGCTGGTGACCGGCGCCGCCGGGATGGGCAAGACGCGCTTCGCCGAGGCGCTGCTTCAGGGCGCGGAGCGCCGCGGCATGCACACGCTGCGGGGTACGGCGCGCAGCGCGGAGGTGCCGGTGCCGTACCTGCCGCTCGTCGAGGCGCTCGACCCCCTGCTGTTGCGACGGGGCGACCTGCTGGCGCGGCTGGGGGCGGGCTCGCGCGGCGCGCTGGCGATGCTGACTCCCGCGGCGGGGACGACCGGGGCCGAGGCGCCCGTGCAGCGCCATCACCTTCTCACGGCGATCGCCCACCTCCTGCGGGAAGCCGCGGGCGAGCGCGGCCTCGTCCTGGTCCTCGAGGACCTGCACGCCGCCGACGACGCGACGCTGCGGCTCGTGGACTTCCTCAGCGCGGCCGCGCGGCGCGAGCCGCTCGTGGTGGTCGCGACCGCGCGCCCCTCGGCGGGGCCGAGCGACGCGCTGTGGCGCTCGCTCGTCGAGCGCCGGGCGGCGAGGGAGGTCGTCCTCGGCCCGCTGGACGCGGACGCGGTGCGGACCATCGCCGTGCGCGCGGCGGGCGCGGATCTCGGGGAGGACGCCACGGCCGCGCTCGTCGAGGCGGCGGCCGGCAACCCGTTCTACGCGCACGAGCTCGCCGCCGCGGCCGGCCCGGGCGGCACACTGCGCGTCCCCGAGCGGCTGCAGGACCTCGTCGACGCGCCGCTCGCCACCCTCGAGCCGTTGGCGCGCGGGCTCCTGCCCGCGCTGAGCGTGCTCGACGACGGGGCCCGGGCGGACGACCTCGCCGCCGTCGCGGGCACCGGTACGGCGGACACCGCGCACGGGCTGGCCGCGGCGGCGGCCGCCGGCGTCCTCGAGCAGGACGGGGCCGGCGGCTGGGGATTCCGGCACCCGCTGCTGCGCGAGGCGGCGCTGCGGCGGGTCGACGGCGCCGAGCTGGCGGCCACCCATGCCCGCGCGGCCGACCACCTCGCGCAGGCCGGCGGCGCGCCGGAGCGCATCGCGCACCACCTGCTCGAGGCCGGCCGCGGCGAGGACGCCGTCGCGTGGCTGCAGGCCGCCGCCGCCCGTGCCGCGAGCGTTGCGGCCTACGCGGACGGGCGGCGCTGGGTGGAGCAGGCGCTCGCGCACGCGCGGCCCGAGGACCAGCCGGCGCTCTACGCGCTGCTGGGCGACCTGCGCTTCGCGACCGGCGACCGCGCCGCGCTCACCGCATATGCGACCGCCATGCGCCGCGCCCCCGAGGGCACCGCCGCCGACCTGCGCATCAAGCAGGCCCGGGCGGCGGTGGCGCTCGGGGACCTCGAGACCGCCGAGCGCGCGCTCGACGGCCTGGCGCCCGGCGGCCTGGCCGAGGCTCGGGCCGAGGTCGTGCGCGCCATGGTCGCGTGGCATCGCGGCGACATCGACGCGGCGGAGCGCCATGTCCACCGCGCGGGCGAGTTCGAGGAAGCCGGCGGCGATGAGGTCGAGATGCTCACCGACGTGCGCGCGATGGTCGCACACGCGAGCGGGCGGTTCGAGACGCACATCGCATGGGAGCTGACGGAGTCCTGGCACGTCCCTCAGCTCGCCGGTCGCGTCTTCGACGCGTACCTGTGCGTCACGGAGTACGCGCTGCAGGCGGCCAGTCCGTACGACCAGCTGATCGCCTTCGCGCGCGACCTCCACGCGCAGGCCGAGCGCTCCGGGGCGCGCCGCGGACAGGCCTTCTCCGCCACCGTGCTCGGCGAGGCGCTGCTGTTGACGGGCGACGTGGAGGGGGCGCAGCGCAGCCTGCGCGAGGCGATCCGCATCAGCCGGGAGGTCTCGGCGGTGGGCGGCGAGGCCCTCGCCCGGGCGCGGCTGGGGGAGGCGCTCGCCGCCGCCGGAGATCCGGTGGCGGCCATCGCCCAGCTCGAGGAGGCGCTCGAGCTGTCGCGTGCGACGCCGCTCGCGGTGCACCTCCTGTACATCGTCTACGCGGCGCTCATCGCCACGCACGCCGACCCCGCCGTCGCCCTCGCGACGGTCGACGTCGCGGAGGTGGTCCTCGCGGACCAGCAGGGCTGCCGGTTCTGCCCGCTGTTGTTCGACATCGCTGCCGCCAGCGCGTGCGCCCGCGCCGGCGACGTGCGTCGCGCCGCGGGCTTCGTCGACGCCGCGGTCGAGGCGTCCCGGGTCTGGCCGCCGGGCCTGTGGTCGCCCGCGATCAGCGAGGCCCGCGCCGACGTCGCGCTCGCCGCCGCCGACCGCGCCCAGGCCGAGGTGCTGCTGCGCCGTGCCGTCGACGGGTACGCGACGACCGGTCAGCGGCTGCACGAGGCGCGCGCGGCGGCGCGGCTGGACGGGCTCGACGCCATCGTCCCGACGGCGGGGTGA
- a CDS encoding zinc-binding dehydrogenase produces the protein MIAAYAQSISDDDPLSGLVVGERPDPEPPAGWTTVQVRAAALNHHDLWSLRGQGLRADQVPMILGTDAAGVDEDGNAVIVHSVISRDDWRGDETLDPKRSLLSEVHQGAMAERVMVPRRNLVPKPDALSFEEAACLPTAWLTAYRMLFVKAQAQPGQTVLVQGATGGVATAAVALGRQAGLRMWVTSRDEEKRTRAVELGADAAFETGARLPDRVDVVLETVGEATWSHSLRSLRPGGTLVVAGATSGFGPSAELPRLFFLQLNVLGSTMGTRDELVQLVRLLEVSGLRPVVDRVLPLADAREGFAAMAAGDLVGKVVFTP, from the coding sequence ATGATCGCCGCGTACGCCCAGTCGATCTCCGACGACGACCCGCTCTCGGGCCTCGTCGTCGGTGAGCGGCCCGACCCCGAACCGCCGGCGGGGTGGACGACGGTGCAGGTCCGCGCGGCGGCGCTCAACCACCACGACCTGTGGTCGCTGCGCGGGCAGGGGCTGCGCGCGGACCAGGTGCCGATGATCCTCGGCACGGACGCCGCGGGCGTCGACGAGGACGGCAACGCCGTGATCGTGCACTCGGTCATCAGCCGCGACGACTGGCGCGGGGACGAGACGCTCGACCCGAAGCGCTCGCTGCTGTCCGAGGTGCACCAGGGCGCCATGGCCGAGCGGGTGATGGTGCCCAGGCGCAACCTCGTGCCGAAGCCGGACGCGCTGTCCTTCGAAGAGGCGGCGTGCCTGCCGACGGCGTGGCTGACCGCCTACCGGATGCTGTTCGTCAAGGCGCAGGCGCAGCCCGGGCAGACCGTGCTCGTGCAGGGCGCGACGGGCGGCGTCGCCACGGCGGCGGTCGCGCTCGGGCGCCAGGCGGGGCTGCGGATGTGGGTGACGAGCCGCGACGAGGAGAAGCGAACGCGTGCGGTGGAGCTCGGGGCCGATGCGGCGTTCGAGACCGGCGCGCGGCTGCCCGACCGCGTCGACGTGGTGCTCGAGACGGTGGGCGAGGCGACGTGGAGCCACTCGCTGCGCTCCCTGCGGCCCGGCGGGACGCTGGTCGTGGCCGGCGCGACGAGCGGGTTCGGCCCCTCGGCCGAGCTGCCGCGCCTGTTCTTCCTCCAGCTCAACGTCCTCGGCTCGACGATGGGAACGCGCGACGAGCTGGTGCAGCTCGTGCGGCTGCTCGAGGTCAGCGGGCTGCGGCCGGTCGTCGACCGGGTCCTGCCGCTGGCCGACGCGCGCGAGGGCTTCGCCGCGATGGCCGCGGGCGACCTGGTCGGCAAGGTCGTGTTCACGCCGTGA